A region of Halictus rubicundus isolate RS-2024b chromosome 17, iyHalRubi1_principal, whole genome shotgun sequence DNA encodes the following proteins:
- the Eif2d gene encoding eukaryotic translation initiation factor 2D, producing MFIKPFKVKSNNQLKGTERKKLCQEILAAYPTLTDEEVQLLIPKKEAISVMKIITHNGQLGKLYCVAKIPMFFQVDSLHLPLLPTIYTLWQHPNLLIVFTTRQPVISKLASGANLMLPGVVIKEPVTLYSFGKLQKGTLVSVDTDDNKASVAVGITALSSEDMYMSGGYGKCIEILHVIGDMLCQLGKPPKRPNLGPSVNIDDDADKSENIEDTRQANKINDNTLIDTMSDLRVSNENLAHESAGENNAEENTEESAETETMEEPIEMTETVLDPVQEMDNLLEYCFLKACKRSVKPTDLPMLVSNFFKNHLMAACPPDKNIDIKKSRYKKLSVFLAEMKAKGVINTSITKGVESLLLIKFDHPLIRRLVVLEKPAPVESVVSNTAVVSECYKVTAHVVPILSKFGYEKGDVMKRAEIRKCFTDYVKQENLQDGKILKLNPQLAGIMKTKADQVTVTMEDGINKFIGRMTHMHEVMLAGNKLLHTGKLEPIDMRVTVRTGGKKVTLVNNLETFGINSKEFSKECQNIGASATITDEPGKKTPSVLVQGNQILYVYKLLTEKYQIKKNYIRGLEFAPKKPVAHKK from the exons ATGTTTATTAAACCTTTTAAAGTTAAGTCAAACAATCAATTGAAAGGTACAGAGAG GAAAAAGTTGTGTCAAGAGATTTTGGCAGCATATCCAACCCTGACAGATGAAGAGGTGCAATTGTTAATTCCCAAAAAGGAGGCGATTAGTGTTATGAAAATCATAACTCACAATGGGCAGTTGGGCAAACTGTACTGTGTTGCTAAAATACCTATGTTCTTCCAAGTAGACAGCTTGCATCTGCCGCTGTTGCCAACCATATATACCTTATGGCAGCATCCAAATTTGTTGATTGTCTTCACAACAAGACAACCGGTGATCTCAAAGTTAGCAAGCGGAGCTAACTTGATGTTGCCTGGAGTGGTCATCAAAGAACCAGTGACATTGTACTCGTTTGGCAAACTGCAAAAGGGTACACTTGTTTCAGTTGACACAGATGATAATAAG GCGTCGGTAGCTGTTGGAATTACAGCACTAtctagcgaagacatgtacatgTCCGGCGGTTATGGGAAATGTATAGAAATACTGCATGTAATAGGAGACATGCTTTGTCAATTGGGAAAACCACCCAAAAGACCAAACTTGGGACCATCTGTAAATATCGATGACGATGCTGACAaatcagaaaatattgaagacaCCAGGCAAGCTAACAAAATCAATGATAACACGCTTATCGATACAATGAGTGACTTAAGGGTCTCCAATGAGAACCTTGCGCACGAATCTGCTGGCGAG AATAATGCAGAGGAGAACACGGAAGAATCCGCCGAAACGGAAACCATGGAAGAACCCATAGAAATGACCGAGACAGTATTAGACCCGGTACAAGAAATGGACAACTTGTTGGAGTACTGCTTTTTGAAAGCATGCAAGAGGTCCGTGAAGCCCACCGATTTGCCGATGTTGGTatcgaattttttcaaaaatcatttGATGGCGGCGTGTCCACCCGATAAAAACATAGACATAAAAAAGTCTCGATATAAAAAGCTATCCGTGTTCCTAGCGGAAATGAAAGCGAAAGGTGTTATAAATACTTCTATCACGAAGGGTGTTGAGAGCCTGTTGTTGATTAAG TTCGATCACCCACTGATAAGGAGATTGGTCGTTTTAGAGAAACCGGCACCGGTCGAATCGGTCGTGTCGAACACGGCGGTGGTCTCGGAGTGTTACAAAGTTACTGCTCACGTGGTGCCTATACTGTCGAAATTCGGATATGA AAAAGGAGACGTAATGAAAAGAGCTGAGATCAGAAAATGTTTCACTGATTACGTGAAACAGGAGAATCTACAGGACGGAAA GATACTGAAATTAAACCCACAACTCGCAGGTATTATGAAAACCAAAGCGGATCAAGTCACCGTCACGATGGAGGacggaataaataaatttataggGCGGATGACGCACATGCACGAAGTTATGCTAGCGGGGAACAAGCTGTTGCACACGGGGAAATTGGAGCCCATCGATATGAGGGTTACCGTTCGAACCGGCGGCAAAAAG GTGACGTTAGTAAACAACTTGGAGACTTTCGGAATAAACTCGAAAGAGTTTAGCAAGGAGTGCCAAAACATTGGCGCGAGCGCAACAATCACGGATGAACCGGGGAAGAAAACTCCCAGCGTTCTCGTTCAAGGAAATCAAATTCTCTACGTGTACAAATTACTCACTG aaaaatatcaaattaaaaagaattatatAAGGGGCCTGGAATTCGCCCCGAAAAAACCAGTGGCTCATAAAAAGTAG
- the LOC143362578 gene encoding dicarboxylate carrier UCP2, giving the protein MSTMKQNAQDDFPLWVKFFTAGTAACIADLMTFPLDTAKVRMQIAGEARPLLIPSAEGAMLSMRQTQPGLWKTVWDIVRMEGARSLYGGLSAGLQRQMCFASIRLGLYDGVKSRYAGIIDGNNRSGQKNVSVRIAAGITTGAMAVLFAQPTDVVKVRLQAGSNGRSSVRYSSTLQAYKNIAAEEGTRGLWKGTMPNISRNAIVNVAEIVCYDIIKDFILESGYLRDGIPCHVTAAVAAGLCTTLAANPVDVVKTRYMNSAPGEYRGAKDCAVRMFMKEGPAAFYKGFVPSFTRLVSWNIILWITYEQFKIQLAKKMNNNNNSNQ; this is encoded by the exons atGAGCACAATGAAGCAAAACGCGCAGGACGACTTCCCCCTCTGGGTGAAGTTCTTCACCGCGGGCACCGCGGCCTGCATCGCTGATTTGATGACGTTCCCGTTGGACACGGCCAAAGTCAGGATGCAG ATCGCCGGCGAGGCGCGTCCCCTTCTGATACCAAGCGCGGAGGGCGCGATGCTCTCGATGAGACAGACGCAGCCCGGTCTGTGGAAGACAGTATGGGACATCGTCAGAATGGAGGGAGCAAG GAGCCTGTACGGAGGTCTGTCCGCGGGACTCCAGAGACAGATGTGTTTCGCCAGCATACGGTTGGGCCTCTACGACGGTGTGAAGTCACGCTACGCTGGAATCATCGACG GTAATAACCGGAGCGGACAGAAGAACGTTTCTGTGCGAATCGCCGCTGGTATCACGACCGGCGCCATGGCGGTGCTGTTTGCTCAGCCGACCGATGTCGTCAAGGTCCGTCTGCAGGCTGGTAGCAACGGACGATCATCGGTGAGGTACAGCTCGACCCTGCAGGCCTACAAGAATATCGCTGCCGAAGAGGGGACCCGGGGTCTTTGGAAAG GTACGATGCCGAACATCTCGAGGAACGCGATCGTGAACGTGGCGGAGATCGTATGCTACGACATCATCAAGGACTTCATCCTGGAGTCCGGCTACCTCCGCGACGGGATTCCCTGTCACGTGACAGCCGCTGTGGCCGCAGGACTCTGCACCACGTTGGCCGCGAATCCTGTCGACGTGGTGAAGACCCGCTACATGAACAGCGCGCCCGGCGAGTACAGAGGCGCCAAGGACTGCGCCGTTCGCATGTTCATGAAAGAGGGACCGGCCGCGTTCTACAAGGGCTTCGTGCCGAGCTTCACCCGCCTCGTGTCCTGGAACATCATCCTCTGGATCACCTACGAACAGTTCAAGATCCAACTGGCCAAGAAGatgaacaacaacaacaacagcaaccaGTGA